A genomic window from Desulfobulbaceae bacterium includes:
- a CDS encoding PEP-CTERM sorting domain-containing protein has product MTFEQHGIGTGTVRLTIDAGGMPTGTGKISDIWFNSAKAFGDLSFAYVSGVATEGIIAGDNVSFAGIFDINFRYNTSGSLGDLYHDRTSVYDISGTNLVESDFNDQSTKGIYAVMHVNITGNNNSGKYSTYPPPDPVPEPTTMLLLGTGLVGLAAIRRKKSV; this is encoded by the coding sequence ATGACGTTCGAACAACACGGTATTGGCACTGGCACCGTACGATTGACTATCGATGCAGGTGGAATGCCGACAGGAACCGGCAAGATATCAGATATTTGGTTCAATAGTGCTAAGGCATTTGGGGATTTGTCGTTTGCTTATGTGTCAGGAGTGGCAACAGAAGGCATTATTGCTGGAGATAATGTTTCCTTTGCCGGCATTTTTGATATTAATTTTAGGTATAATACATCAGGGTCATTAGGGGATCTATATCATGATCGTACCTCTGTTTATGATATTAGCGGCACGAACTTGGTGGAGAGTGATTTTAATGATCAGTCTACAAAGGGTATTTATGCAGTAATGCATGTGAACATTACAGGAAATAACAATAGCGGGAAATATTCAACTTATCCACCTCCTGATCCTGTCCCCGAACCAACGACCATGCTCCTCTTGGGCACCGGTCTGGTCGGTCTTGCTGCCATCCGC